The genomic stretch CGTCAGCGCCGAATAATCCGCCTCCACCTTGCCGCGCAGGAGAAACGGGCGGGTGTTCGTCAGGATCCGGCAGAATCGGTCGTACGCCCGGGGAAAGAAGGTGGTCTCGTAGATGTCGGTGGTGTCCTCGAAGGAGAGGAACTCCATCGGCTCCCCCTTGCGGGTCTCCACCAGCTTGCCGGTGATCAGCCAGCCGACGGTGGTGACGCGCCGGCCGGCGTGGCGCCCCAGGTCCCGGGCGGCGATGGTGCCGATTCCGGAAAGCGCCCGCCGGTAAAGCGTCAGCGGATGCCGGCTCACCAAAAAGCCCAGCGTGTCGGCTTCCTCCCTCAGGATTTTCTCCCCGTCCACTTCCGGGGGCTCCGGCAGATCGGCGCGCTCCGGCTCGAACAGGGAGGGCTGCCTTCCCGTCGCGGCTCTTCGATCGGCATGGGCGGCGAGGCGCCAGGTCAGCGCCGGCCGGCTACGGCGTCCCGCGATCGAGTCGAAACAGCCGGAGCGGATCAGCAGCCGCACATCCGATGGATCGGCGTCCACCCTCGCCAGGAAATCGGCGATCGATCGGAAAGCTCCCCGGCGCCGCCGCTCCTCGAGCAGCGCCTCCACCGTCGCCTCCTTCAGCCCCTTCACCTGCATGAATCCCACTCGCACGCTTCCCCGCTTCTCCGGCGGGCCGGAAGTTTCTGCCTCCAGGGCCCTCCCGTTCGCCGGCCTCGGGTGGCTCACTCCGGTGTAATGCATCGCGGAGGCGTTCACGTCCGGCAGGAGCACCTCCAATCCCATCCGGCGCGCCTCGGAGACGTAGGCGAGCGCCGAGTAATACCCCCCCTGGTTGCTGATCACCGCGGCGATGAACTCCGCCGGGTAATGGGCCTTGAGGTAGCACGCCTGGAAAGAGACGAGGGCATAGGAGGCGGAGTGCGGCTTGCAGAAGGAATAGCCCGAGAACGACAGGATCATCTCCCAGACCTTGTCGGCCACCTCCCGGTCCACCCCCCGGGCGACGGCCCCCGCGAGAAACTGCCGGCGGTAATCCTCGAGGCGCCGGCCGGGCCACTTGTGGGACAGGATTTTCCGGAGTCCGTCCGCCTCGATGGTGGAGAGCCCGCCCATCTCCATCGCCACCTTCGCGACGTCTTCCTGGTAGCACATGATGCCGTGCGTCTCCGTGAGGATCCTGCCCAGGATGGGATGGAGCGGCCGATAGGCGCCGCCGCGCAGCCTCCGGACGTATTCCCGGATGTACTCGTTCGCCGCCGGCCGGATCATCGAGGAATGGATCACCAGGTGCTCGAAATCGCCCCGCCGGGTCTTCTGCTGGAGCTGGCGCATGGCGGGCGACTCCACGTAGAAGACCCCCATCGTCTTGCCGTCGCGCATCAGCGCTAGCGTCGCCGGATCGTCGAGCGGGCTGAAGGCGTCGTGGCGGATCTCCGTCCCGTGGTTCCGCCGCACCGCCGCCAGGATGTCCCGGATGACGGAGAGCGAGCGGTTCCCCAGGAGGTCGATCTTCACCAGTCCCGCTTCCTCGGCCTGGTCTTTTTCCCATTGCACGACCGGCACTCCCTTGGCCGCCCTTTGAACGGGAACGTGCCGGTCGATCCCGTCCGGAGCGATCACCACGCCGCCGCAATGGACCGAGAGGTTCCGGGGGGAGCCGGCGAGGCGCTTCGCCCAGGCCAGGATCTCCATCCAGGGAGGCGGCAGCCGCAGCCCGCGGAAAAGCGGATCGCGCCCGACCGCCTCTTCCGGATCCTCGGGGCCTCCATACCGGCTCAACCGGGACGTCACGGCGCCAATCTCGGCCGGCGGCAGCCCATACACTTTCGCCACCTCCCGCACCGCCGCGCGCGGTCTCAAGGTGACGTGATTCGCGATCATGGCGGCCTGCCCGCCGCCGTAGGTGTCGAAGACATATTTCAGGATGTCGTCCCGCTCGTCCCAGCAGAAGTCGACGTCGATGTCGGGGGGGTCCTTCCGCCCGGGGTTCAGGAAGCGATCGAAATAGAGATCGTGCCGGAGCGGATCGACGTGCGTGATGCCCAGGGAATACGAGACGAGGCTGGCGGCGGCCGATCCGCGGCCGCAGGTCCTCGGCGATTGCTGCACGATTCCCTGGACCACCAGGAAGTAGTCGGCGAAGCGCTTCTCGCGGATGATGGCGAGCTCGTAGTCGAGGCGCGCGCGGGCGGCGGCGGTGATCGAGCCGTAGCGCCGGATCACTCCCGCTTCCGCGTGCTCTTTGAGCAGCGCGAAGGCGGCCTCGGGATCCCGTCCCTGGAAGCAGGGGAAGATCAGCCGTCCCCAGGGAGGCTCCTGCCGCTCGCATTCCCCGGCGATCCGGCCGGCGTTCTCCACCGCCTCGGGGCAGAAGGAGAAGATCCGTTCCAGCTCTTCCGGGGATCGAAGCCACGATCCTTTCGAGGCCAGCTCCTCCGGGGGGACCCGATCGCGCGTCGTGTTCAGCGCGATGGCCCGGAGCAGCCGGTGCATCTCCCAATCGCCGGGATCGGTGAAGTAGATCTCGCCGGCCGCCGCCGGCGGCAGCCCGAGCGCGCGCGCCTCCTGCAGGCGCGCCAGCG from Candidatus Polarisedimenticolia bacterium encodes the following:
- a CDS encoding DNA polymerase III subunit alpha → MSRFVPLAVHSHYSLMRGTASPEELIAAAARRGFDRLAVTDTDGVYGIIRFWEVARAAGIRPLLGAEIRGADGRAFCLVKSDAGYSRLCRLLTRRHQEPALRLAEALAEREGLVILCASLPVLRALFETGGGRDLYLALTAGGEGRATGSLARLQEARALGLPPAAAGEIYFTDPGDWEMHRLLRAIALNTTRDRVPPEELASKGSWLRSPEELERIFSFCPEAVENAGRIAGECERQEPPWGRLIFPCFQGRDPEAAFALLKEHAEAGVIRRYGSITAAARARLDYELAIIREKRFADYFLVVQGIVQQSPRTCGRGSAAASLVSYSLGITHVDPLRHDLYFDRFLNPGRKDPPDIDVDFCWDERDDILKYVFDTYGGGQAAMIANHVTLRPRAAVREVAKVYGLPPAEIGAVTSRLSRYGGPEDPEEAVGRDPLFRGLRLPPPWMEILAWAKRLAGSPRNLSVHCGGVVIAPDGIDRHVPVQRAAKGVPVVQWEKDQAEEAGLVKIDLLGNRSLSVIRDILAAVRRNHGTEIRHDAFSPLDDPATLALMRDGKTMGVFYVESPAMRQLQQKTRRGDFEHLVIHSSMIRPAANEYIREYVRRLRGGAYRPLHPILGRILTETHGIMCYQEDVAKVAMEMGGLSTIEADGLRKILSHKWPGRRLEDYRRQFLAGAVARGVDREVADKVWEMILSFSGYSFCKPHSASYALVSFQACYLKAHYPAEFIAAVISNQGGYYSALAYVSEARRMGLEVLLPDVNASAMHYTGVSHPRPANGRALEAETSGPPEKRGSVRVGFMQVKGLKEATVEALLEERRRRGAFRSIADFLARVDADPSDVRLLIRSGCFDSIAGRRSRPALTWRLAAHADRRAATGRQPSLFEPERADLPEPPEVDGEKILREEADTLGFLVSRHPLTLYRRALSGIGTIAARDLGRHAGRRVTTVGWLITGKLVETRKGEPMEFLSFEDTTDIYETTFFPRAYDRFCRILTNTRPFLLRGKVEADYSALTLTVEEARWLEAGKRPARPAARAARIG